In Pollutimonas sp. M17, a single genomic region encodes these proteins:
- a CDS encoding cytochrome c biogenesis protein ResB, with protein sequence MKPASVNHPSSTRRLGADVIELLGSMRFAVSLLMFICVASLIGTVLQQNQAASNYIDQFGPFWFALFDKFSIWHIYNSWWFLLIMAFLVVSTTICLLRNAPKMVRDAQSFREYVRASSLRSFHHRVEITSSAAPAQSLAQMQQWLTSQGYRFKVRQEGDSAMLAAKKGSANRLGYIFAHAAIVVICIGGLLDSELPVRMQVWLGGKQPITQNMLISEVPESGLLSARNPSFRANMLVPEGAQSSSGIVSVDNGVLVQPLPFTLKLNKFLVDYYSTGMPSSFKSEVEVTDPETGKSFSQTIEVNEPLRYKGVTVYQSSFDDGGSTLQLVGYPLEGAASQPFSIDGTVGKSTDITVKGDGGQAPLQIDFSGLRVINVENMSSDAEPQPKAVIDHVASVTGSAAGAKNENLRNVGPSVQYRIIGRDGQAHEFTNYMLPITLDGSQVFLAGVRETAAQPYRYIRIPADADHSVVEFMNLRAALAQPALVQQAAVRFAARNANGDLQGPLLEKAAQGALETFYKSGFNGIIERVPEQDREKVLGFAVPMIQLSLLELRDIVRERAGQPAVPREGPEGEAADRWIQLSLLALANLPDYPAPVFMTLKGFEQIEASVFQVARSPGKNTVYLGCLFLVIGVFSMFYIRDRRVWIWVKPSGQGSELLAAMTSQRRTLDFNHEFDRFKEAFKRLST encoded by the coding sequence ATGAAGCCCGCTTCAGTGAATCATCCTTCTTCCACGCGGCGCCTCGGCGCAGACGTCATCGAGCTGCTAGGTTCCATGCGCTTCGCGGTCAGCCTGCTGATGTTTATCTGCGTGGCAAGCCTGATCGGCACGGTTCTTCAGCAGAACCAGGCCGCCAGCAACTACATCGACCAGTTCGGCCCGTTCTGGTTTGCCCTGTTCGACAAGTTTTCGATCTGGCATATCTACAATAGCTGGTGGTTCCTGCTCATCATGGCCTTCCTGGTCGTTTCGACCACGATCTGCCTGCTGCGCAATGCGCCGAAAATGGTGCGCGATGCACAGTCTTTTCGCGAGTACGTGCGCGCCAGCAGCTTGCGCTCTTTTCATCACCGCGTCGAAATCACATCGTCGGCCGCGCCGGCCCAGAGCCTGGCTCAAATGCAGCAATGGCTGACTTCGCAAGGCTACAGGTTCAAGGTCAGGCAGGAAGGCGACAGCGCGATGCTGGCCGCCAAGAAAGGCAGCGCCAACCGGCTGGGCTATATTTTCGCGCACGCCGCGATCGTGGTCATCTGCATAGGCGGCCTGCTGGACAGCGAGCTGCCCGTGCGCATGCAGGTCTGGCTGGGCGGCAAGCAGCCCATTACCCAGAACATGCTGATTTCCGAGGTGCCCGAGTCGGGCCTGCTGTCGGCGCGCAACCCCAGTTTCAGGGCCAATATGCTGGTGCCGGAAGGCGCGCAAAGCAGCAGCGGCATCGTCAGCGTGGACAATGGGGTGCTGGTCCAGCCCCTGCCGTTCACCCTCAAGCTCAACAAATTCCTGGTGGATTACTATTCCACCGGCATGCCCAGCAGCTTCAAAAGCGAGGTCGAGGTCACCGACCCGGAAACCGGCAAGTCCTTCAGCCAGACCATCGAAGTCAATGAACCCTTGCGCTACAAGGGTGTAACCGTTTACCAGTCCAGCTTCGACGATGGCGGCAGCACGCTGCAGCTGGTGGGCTACCCCCTTGAGGGCGCGGCCAGCCAGCCCTTCAGTATCGACGGCACGGTTGGAAAAAGCACCGATATAACCGTCAAGGGCGATGGCGGGCAAGCGCCTTTGCAGATCGATTTCTCGGGCCTGCGCGTCATCAATGTCGAGAATATGAGCAGCGATGCCGAACCGCAGCCCAAGGCGGTCATCGACCATGTCGCCTCGGTGACGGGCAGCGCGGCCGGCGCCAAGAACGAGAACCTGCGGAACGTGGGCCCCAGCGTGCAATACCGGATCATCGGCCGGGACGGCCAGGCACACGAATTCACCAACTATATGCTGCCCATCACGCTGGACGGCAGCCAGGTGTTCCTGGCGGGGGTGCGCGAAACCGCCGCACAACCTTACCGCTACATCAGGATTCCGGCCGATGCCGATCATTCGGTGGTAGAGTTCATGAATCTGCGGGCAGCCCTGGCCCAGCCCGCGCTGGTGCAGCAGGCGGCGGTCCGGTTCGCCGCCAGGAACGCCAATGGCGATCTGCAAGGCCCCTTGCTTGAGAAGGCCGCGCAGGGTGCTTTGGAAACCTTCTACAAGTCCGGTTTCAACGGCATCATCGAACGGGTTCCCGAGCAGGATCGCGAAAAAGTGCTGGGCTTTGCCGTACCCATGATCCAGTTGTCCCTGCTCGAGTTGCGCGACATCGTGCGTGAGCGCGCCGGCCAGCCAGCCGTGCCGCGCGAAGGTCCCGAGGGCGAGGCGGCCGATCGCTGGATACAGCTGTCGCTGCTGGCCCTGGCCAACCTGCCCGACTATCCGGCGCCGGTCTTCATGACGCTCAAGGGTTTCGAGCAGATCGAGGCCAGCGTGTTCCAGGTGGCGCGCAGCCCCGGCAAGAACACCGTTTACCTGGGTTGCCTGTTTCTGGTCATAGGCGTTTTCTCCATGTTCTATATCCGGGACCGCCGCGTCTGGATATGGGTCAAGCCCAGCGGCCAGGGCAGCGAGCTGTTGGCGGCCATGACGTCGCAACGGCGGACTCTGGATTTCAACCATGAGTTCGATCGCTTCAAAGAGGCGTTCAAGCGCCTCTCCACGTAA
- a CDS encoding c-type cytochrome — translation MKRMLSRIVVASGLLLGSSVVSLAYAADVAVAKPDAAKGEQLYANGDPARGILACASCHGAAGNSTIPANPNLASQPHEYLVKQLVDFTAKDDKTPPARRGPGGANSVMTAFATALTAEDKQNIAYYLTQQAIDPEAAATASNEATMERGQHIWRGGLPDRRVPACAGCHSPNGAGVPGAFPRLSGQHPAYIAEQLKLFRSGDRANNAIMHEIADRMSDADIAAVADYAAGLR, via the coding sequence ATGAAGCGTATGCTTTCCAGAATCGTAGTTGCCAGCGGCTTGCTGCTGGGGTCTTCCGTAGTTTCACTTGCTTATGCAGCCGACGTGGCCGTGGCCAAGCCCGATGCCGCCAAGGGCGAGCAGCTGTACGCCAACGGCGACCCCGCGCGAGGCATCCTGGCCTGTGCCAGCTGCCACGGCGCGGCCGGCAACAGCACGATTCCCGCCAACCCGAATCTGGCCAGCCAACCGCATGAATACCTGGTCAAGCAACTGGTTGACTTCACCGCCAAAGACGACAAGACCCCTCCCGCACGCCGCGGCCCCGGCGGCGCCAATTCGGTCATGACCGCCTTCGCCACCGCCCTGACGGCCGAAGACAAGCAGAATATCGCCTACTACCTGACCCAGCAGGCGATCGACCCTGAAGCAGCCGCCACGGCCAGCAACGAGGCCACCATGGAGCGCGGCCAGCATATCTGGCGCGGCGGCTTGCCCGATCGAAGGGTTCCTGCCTGTGCAGGTTGCCACTCGCCCAACGGCGCGGGTGTTCCCGGCGCCTTCCCCCGCCTGTCGGGACAGCATCCGGCCTATATCGCCGAGCAGCTCAAGCTGTTCCGCAGCGGCGACCGCGCCAACAATGCCATCATGCACGAAATCGCCGACCGCATGTCCGATGCCGACATCGCCGCCGTGGCCGATTACGCCGCCGGCTTGCGTTGA
- the yihA gene encoding ribosome biogenesis GTP-binding protein YihA/YsxC, with amino-acid sequence MSILHRASFTVSAARLDQLPAPTTAEVCFVGRSNSGKSSAINVLTNQRRLAFSSKTPGRTRLINLFGIPDPAEPGAFLGFLVDLPGYGYASVAREAREEWADVLGGYLRNRPSLAGIVLLIDIRRGVTELDRRLADWIAPTGTPVLALLTKADKLPYGQRVKAVAAVRKELADIGALNAMPFSATHRLGLDTATAQIENWISPKVVP; translated from the coding sequence GTGTCCATTTTGCATCGCGCTTCATTCACCGTTTCCGCGGCCCGCCTGGATCAGCTGCCGGCGCCCACGACGGCCGAAGTCTGTTTCGTTGGCCGATCCAACTCGGGCAAGTCGTCGGCCATCAATGTGCTGACCAATCAGCGCCGCCTGGCATTTTCCAGCAAGACGCCCGGGCGCACGCGCCTGATCAATCTTTTCGGTATCCCCGACCCTGCCGAGCCCGGCGCCTTCCTGGGCTTTCTGGTCGACCTTCCGGGCTATGGCTACGCATCGGTGGCCCGTGAGGCCCGCGAAGAATGGGCCGACGTCCTGGGCGGCTACCTGCGCAACCGCCCTTCGCTGGCCGGCATCGTCCTGCTTATCGATATCCGCCGCGGCGTGACCGAGCTTGACCGGCGCCTGGCCGACTGGATAGCTCCCACCGGCACGCCGGTGCTGGCGCTGCTGACCAAGGCCGACAAGCTCCCCTACGGCCAGCGCGTCAAGGCCGTCGCCGCGGTCAGGAAGGAACTGGCCGATATCGGCGCCCTGAACGCCATGCCGTTCTCGGCCACCCATCGCCTTGGCCTGGATACCGCCACTGCGCAAATTGAAAACTGGATTTCTCCGAAGGTCGTACCATGA
- the hemB gene encoding porphobilinogen synthase, translated as MTSFILSADFPAARPRRNRRDEFSRRLVRENTLTAHDLIYPVFVMEGQGIQEPVPSMPGVVRYSPDTLLKAAEECVALQIPVIALFPVIDPGLKTPDGIEAANPQGLVPRVVASLKQRFPELGVLTDVALDPYTSHGQDGVIDEDGYVLNEPTVEILTRQALVQAQAGVDIVAPSDMMDGRIGTIRQALEAEKHIYTRIMAYSAKYASAFYGPFRDAVGSAANLGKSNKFTYQMDPANRNEALREVAADIREGADMVMVKPGLPYLDILRDVKNAFGMPTYAYQVSGEYAMIKAAAANGWLDHDKVMMESLLAFKRAGGDGILTYFAIAAAKLLKEQG; from the coding sequence ATGACTTCTTTTATTCTTTCCGCCGACTTCCCCGCCGCGCGTCCGCGCCGCAATCGCCGCGACGAGTTTTCCCGCCGCCTGGTGCGCGAGAACACCCTGACGGCGCACGACCTGATCTATCCGGTCTTCGTCATGGAAGGCCAGGGCATACAGGAGCCGGTCCCCTCCATGCCCGGCGTGGTCCGCTATTCGCCCGACACGCTGCTGAAGGCGGCCGAGGAATGCGTGGCCCTGCAGATTCCGGTGATCGCCTTGTTTCCGGTCATCGACCCCGGCCTGAAGACGCCGGACGGCATCGAGGCGGCCAATCCGCAAGGCCTGGTGCCCCGCGTCGTGGCATCGTTGAAACAGCGCTTCCCCGAACTGGGCGTGCTGACCGACGTGGCGCTGGACCCCTACACCAGCCACGGCCAGGACGGCGTCATCGACGAGGACGGCTATGTGCTGAACGAACCGACCGTTGAAATCCTGACGCGGCAGGCGCTGGTGCAGGCCCAGGCCGGCGTGGACATCGTCGCGCCCAGCGACATGATGGATGGCCGCATCGGCACGATACGCCAGGCCCTCGAGGCGGAAAAGCATATCTACACGCGCATCATGGCGTATTCGGCCAAGTACGCCAGCGCCTTCTACGGGCCCTTCCGCGACGCGGTCGGCTCGGCCGCCAACCTGGGCAAGTCCAACAAGTTCACCTACCAGATGGATCCGGCCAACCGCAACGAGGCGCTGCGGGAAGTGGCCGCCGATATCCGGGAAGGCGCGGACATGGTGATGGTGAAGCCGGGGCTGCCTTACCTGGACATTCTGCGCGACGTGAAGAATGCGTTCGGCATGCCGACGTATGCCTATCAGGTCAGCGGCGAGTACGCGATGATCAAGGCGGCGGCGGCCAATGGCTGGCTGGATCACGACAAGGTGATGATGGAGTCGCTGTTGGCCTTCAAGCGGGCGGGGGGCGACGGGATTCTCACGTACTTTGCGATAGCGGCGGCCAAGCTGCTGAAGGAACAGGGCTAG
- the dsbD gene encoding protein-disulfide reductase DsbD — MRYVPLADNMIRTQAGAAPQFAGRGVRRLFALMAAVLAALLMAALMLRAGPAHAEEDFLDPEAAFVLSAAMPAPDMLDVHFRIAPKYYMYRERFEFAVTPDTASSALGEPVYPAGIVKYDPTFEKDLEVYYHQVTVRLPLKAGPQEPFTLSVTSQGCADAGLCYPPMTKEIKLVPVAGGYQAQGAHVAASVPAPRSQAELAAQTGSAGADKATLGSALQMGDTGFAAYLADAGWAEIILLSLLLGLLLSFTPCVLPMVPILLAILAGNAGEHKKLSRWRGLSLAAVFVLGMSIVYTVLGVVAGLIGASLAIWLQTPWVLGVFAILLAVLALAMFDVFTLQAPTAMQSALNHRLSRLPGGRYGGVFLMGMVSALIVGPCVAAPLAGVLLFISQTGDLVLGGTALFAMAWGEGLLLLAVGATSGLLLPKAGPWMNGVKHLFGILLLATAWWMVNSILPGWLNMLGWALLALWGAAMLGAFDAAPVGAGAGRFLGKALGLLLALWAAVLIVGMAAGGREVLRPLAPFAGAGQSVGTAASGLSVDAVKKQFTQVRSVEELDNLLTNTNRPVMLDFYADWCVSCIEMEKFTFSDPGVAAQMSQLLLVQADVTKSTDDDRALLKRFNLFGPPGIIFFDAQGRQMADARVIGFKNAEDFGAVLDRVLAGR; from the coding sequence ATGCGGTATGTGCCGCTGGCCGACAACATGATACGAACACAAGCCGGCGCCGCGCCGCAATTCGCAGGTCGGGGCGTCCGCCGCCTGTTTGCGCTGATGGCAGCCGTGCTGGCTGCCCTGCTGATGGCGGCCCTGATGCTGCGCGCCGGGCCCGCTCACGCCGAGGAAGATTTCCTCGACCCCGAGGCGGCCTTCGTGTTGTCCGCCGCCATGCCGGCGCCGGACATGCTGGACGTCCATTTCAGGATCGCGCCCAAGTACTATATGTATCGCGAGCGCTTCGAGTTCGCCGTGACGCCGGATACGGCGTCGTCCGCGCTGGGCGAACCCGTTTATCCCGCCGGCATCGTCAAGTACGACCCCACCTTCGAGAAAGACCTGGAGGTCTATTACCACCAGGTCACGGTGCGCCTTCCGCTCAAGGCCGGCCCGCAGGAGCCATTTACCCTTTCAGTCACCAGCCAGGGTTGCGCCGATGCGGGGCTGTGCTATCCGCCCATGACCAAGGAGATCAAGCTGGTGCCCGTGGCGGGCGGCTACCAGGCGCAAGGCGCGCATGTGGCGGCCAGCGTGCCCGCGCCGCGCTCGCAGGCCGAGCTGGCCGCGCAGACCGGGTCGGCGGGCGCGGACAAGGCCACCCTTGGAAGCGCGCTGCAAATGGGCGATACCGGGTTTGCGGCCTACCTGGCCGATGCCGGCTGGGCTGAGATCATCCTGTTGTCCTTGCTGCTGGGGCTGCTGCTCTCGTTCACGCCTTGCGTGCTGCCCATGGTGCCCATATTGCTCGCCATACTGGCGGGCAATGCCGGCGAACATAAGAAGCTGTCGCGCTGGCGCGGCCTGTCGCTGGCGGCGGTGTTTGTGCTGGGGATGTCCATTGTCTACACGGTGCTGGGTGTCGTGGCCGGCCTGATCGGCGCCAGCCTGGCGATCTGGCTGCAGACGCCATGGGTGCTGGGTGTGTTCGCCATCCTGCTGGCTGTCCTGGCGCTGGCGATGTTCGACGTATTCACCTTGCAGGCGCCCACGGCGATGCAATCGGCGCTGAATCACCGGCTGTCCCGTTTGCCCGGTGGCCGCTACGGCGGCGTCTTCCTGATGGGCATGGTGTCGGCGCTGATCGTCGGACCCTGCGTAGCGGCGCCGCTGGCCGGCGTGCTGCTGTTCATTTCGCAGACGGGCGACCTGGTGCTGGGCGGTACGGCGTTGTTCGCGATGGCCTGGGGGGAAGGGCTGTTGCTGTTGGCGGTAGGCGCGACATCCGGTCTTCTGCTGCCCAAGGCCGGACCCTGGATGAACGGCGTGAAGCATCTGTTCGGAATCTTGCTGCTGGCCACGGCCTGGTGGATGGTGAACTCGATACTGCCGGGCTGGCTGAACATGCTGGGCTGGGCTTTGCTGGCGCTGTGGGGCGCTGCGATGCTGGGCGCATTCGATGCGGCGCCGGTCGGAGCCGGCGCGGGTCGTTTTCTTGGCAAGGCCTTGGGTTTGCTGCTGGCATTGTGGGCGGCGGTGTTGATCGTAGGCATGGCGGCGGGCGGACGCGAGGTATTGCGGCCTTTGGCTCCGTTTGCCGGGGCGGGGCAATCCGTGGGCACCGCAGCGTCGGGTTTGAGTGTGGATGCGGTCAAGAAGCAATTTACGCAGGTGCGTTCGGTGGAAGAGCTGGATAATCTTCTGACCAATACGAATCGGCCGGTGATGCTGGATTTTTATGCGGACTGGTGTGTGTCGTGCATCGAGATGGAAAAATTCACGTTCAGCGATCCTGGCGTTGCTGCGCAGATGTCGCAGCTGTTGTTGGTGCAGGCGGATGTCACGAAGAGTACGGACGATGACCGGGCTTTGCTGAAGCGCTTCAATCTGTTCGGACCGCCGGGGATTATCTTCTTCGATGCTCAAGGCCGGCAGATGGCCGATGCCCGTGTGATTGGCTTCAAGAATGCAGAGGATTTCGGGGCTGTGCTGGATCGGGTTCTGGCGGGGCGCTGA
- the cutA gene encoding divalent-cation tolerance protein CutA — protein MAANDIVVILSNAPDMLLAKRIAHVLVEEHLAACVNLGAPGLSMYMWQGELEGSEEIPITIKTTGAGAQAAMERLMALHPYEVPEILVLPVLGGSASYLDWVRAQVQV, from the coding sequence TTGGCGGCCAATGACATTGTCGTGATCCTGAGCAACGCCCCCGACATGCTGCTGGCCAAACGCATTGCGCACGTGCTGGTCGAGGAGCATCTGGCCGCCTGCGTGAACCTTGGAGCGCCGGGCCTGTCTATGTATATGTGGCAGGGTGAGCTGGAGGGCTCGGAAGAGATCCCGATTACCATCAAGACGACCGGAGCGGGCGCCCAAGCCGCGATGGAGCGCCTGATGGCGCTGCACCCCTATGAAGTCCCGGAGATCCTGGTACTGCCGGTTCTGGGCGGTTCCGCAAGCTATCTGGACTGGGTGCGGGCGCAAGTACAGGTTTAA
- the rplQ gene encoding 50S ribosomal protein L17 yields the protein MRHRSGLRKLNRTSSHRLAMFRNMAVSLLTHEAIKTTLPKAKELRRVVEPLITLGKEPTLANKRLAFARLRDRDAVVKLFAEIGPRYKERNGGYTRVLKMGFRQGDNAPMAFMELVDRPEVEEAEAE from the coding sequence ATGCGTCACCGTAGTGGTTTGCGTAAACTAAATCGCACCAGCAGTCACCGTCTTGCCATGTTCCGCAACATGGCCGTTTCGTTGCTTACCCACGAAGCCATCAAGACCACCTTGCCCAAAGCCAAGGAACTGCGCCGCGTCGTCGAGCCCCTTATCACGCTGGGCAAAGAGCCTACCCTGGCCAACAAGCGCCTGGCATTCGCCCGCTTGCGCGATCGCGATGCGGTCGTCAAGCTGTTTGCCGAAATCGGCCCGCGCTACAAAGAGCGCAATGGCGGCTACACGCGCGTCCTGAAAATGGGCTTCCGTCAAGGCGACAATGCACCCATGGCGTTCATGGAACTGGTCGACCGTCCGGAAGTCGAAGAAGCCGAAGCCGAATAA